TCCTGCCGGGCCGCGGCGCGCTGGACATGAAGGGAGGGCTGGCGGTGGGTCTCGCCCTGCTCGAGGCGTACAGCGCCCTGCCCAGCCCGCCCGGCTCGCTGCTGTTCCTGGCCGTTCCGGACGAGGAGGAGGGATCGAGCGGGATGCGGACGGTGGCGGCCGGACTGGGGCGGCGGGCGCGCGGGTGGGGGCTGGAGCTGTGCGGCGCCGTGAATCTGGACGCCGAGGTCGATCCGGGCGACGGCTCGGCGGGTCGCACGGTGTTCCTGGGCAGTGTGGGCAAGCTGCTGCCCTCGGTGCTGGTGGTGGGCCGGCCCACCCACGCGGGCGACCCCTTCAGCGGCCTGAGCGCCGCCGCGCTGGCGGCCGAGGTGATCCGCGACGTGGACTGCCACCCCGGACTGGCCGACCCCGGCCTGGAGGGCGAGGCGGGCACGGCCCCGGTGCTGCTCCAGGTCTACGACCTCAAACCGCACTACGACATCACCACACCCGAGATGGTCTGGTGCGCGTTCAACCTGCTGACCCGCACCCTCTCGCCCCATCAGGTGTTGGAGCGCTTCCGCGTGCAGACTCAGGAATCGCTGGAGCGCGCGCTCGAACGCGCCGCCGGGCGGGCGGCCCTGGCAGGCGCGGCGCTGGGCCTGGCGCAGGCGCCCACCGTCCTGTCGTATGCCGAACTGCTCGGGCGCGTGGAGGGGCGCTCGGGCACTGCGGGCCTGGAAGAGCTCGGCGCCCTGGCCCGGTCGCTGGCCGACGACCCCTCGCTGGACACCCCACGGATCTGTCAGCAGCTGGTTCAGGCGGCGGTGCGGCTGGCCGACCTGACCCCGCCCGCCGCCGTGGTCACCTTCGGGTCGCTGTACTACCCGCCCGCCCAGTTGCCGGGCACCCCCGGCGGACAGCGCCTGCACCGCGCGGCACTCGCGGCGGCGCAGGCCACGGCCGGGCGCAGCGGGCAGAGCGTGGGCGTGCGCCGGTTCTTCACCGGGGTTTCGGACGTCAGCTTCCTGGGGGCCACGCTGGGGGAACAGGATTTCGCGGCGGTGCGCGCCAACACCCCGGCCTGGGACGTCCGCTTCGGGCGGCGCGCCGACCCCGGCGACGGCCTGTGCCTGCCGACCGTCAATGCCGGCCCGTGGGGACGCGACTACCACCAGCGCACCGAACGCATCCACCTGCCCTACGCCACGCGGGTCTTGCCGGGGCTGGTGTGGCAGCTGAGCGGGGAACTGCTCGGGCGCAGCACGTGAAGTAACGCTCAGCCCAGCCTCAAGGCCGCCGGGAGGGGGCGATGTTAGGGTGTCCAGACCGCTGGTTCCGCGGCGGCTGCCGGAGGTTCCGGGGCCATCGCCGCGTTCCGTCCCCCTGCCCTTTCCCGAGGTAACCCTATGTCCCGACTGTCCAAACCCCTGTTGACCACGCTGCTCCTGACGCTGGGAGTGACCAGCGTGGCCCACGCCGAACTGGGCGACATCCGTTCCCGCGGCGAACTGCGCGTGGCGATGTCCGGCGAGTACCCGCCCTTCTCGCAGCCCGCCCCCGACGGCACCCTGACCGGCTTCGACGCCGACGTGGCGCGCGAAATCGCCAAGCGCCTGGGCGTCAAGCCGGTGCTGATCAAGGCGGAATTCTCGTCCATCATCGCCGGGCTGCAGTCGCGGCAGTTCGATCTGGCCGTGGCCTCCCAGAGCAAGACCCCGGAGCGCGAGCGGGCCATCGACTTCCTCTCCAGGCCCTACTACTACGACGGCTTCCAGCTGTTCGTGCCCAAGGCCTCGGGCGCCAAGGCCCTCAAGGATCTGGACGGCAAGCCCGTGGCCGTGGCGCTGGGCACCGTGTTCGAGAAGTTCCTGCGCGACCAGAAATACCCGAGCGTGGCGACCTACAGCGGCGAGCAGGAGATCTTCCTGGCCCTGGGGGCCGGCCGGGCGGCGGGCATGATCACCACCCGCACGGTGGGCAGCGTGGCGGCCAAGAACGGTCAGGCCATCAAGGCGGCCGGGCCGGTGCTGCAGCAGGACAACCCCTACATCACGCTCGGGAAGAACCAGCCGCAGTTCAAGGCGGCCGTCGAGAAGGCGCTCGCGTCGATGCGCGCCGACGGCACCCTGCGCCGCCTGAGCGTCAAGTACCTCGGCAGCGACGTGACGGTGCCCGCCAGCGCGCGCTGACCCCAGTCCCAGCGCCGGGGAGCGTCCGGATGGATGTTCCCCGGCGCTCCCATTGATACGGACTGCCGCTCCATTCCGGAACACCCAGGAGAGCACCGGGTGTTCCTGCATTCCGCGAAATCCGTATCTTCTCCTTCTCCCTCTGGTCGGATTGATTCCGAAAACAGAACGGAATCAATCGGAATTCGTATGAAAGGTCGGTGATCCCCTGTGAGCTTCGCTGAGATTTTTACGCCCGACGTGTGGCGCGCCCTGCTCCGGGGCGCGCAGCTGACCGTCTCGCTGAGCCTGCTGGCGGCCGTGTTCGGTCTGCTGCTGGGCGTGGTAGCCGGTCTGGCCCGCATGTCGCGCTTCGCCGCCGTGCGCTTGCTGGCTGGCGCCTATATCGAGACCTTCCGGGGCACGCCGCTGCTGGTGCAGCTGTTTTTCCTGTACTTCGCCGTACCGCAGTTCCTGCCGATCCGGCTGGAGGCGTACTGGACGGCCGTGGTGGGCCTGAGCCTGTTCGCCGGGGCCTACGCCGCCGAGATCGTGCGCGGCAGCCTGAACTCCGTGCCGCGCGGCCAGACCGAGGCGGCGCGGGCGCTGGGCCTGAGTCCCCTGCTGACCCTGACCCGCGTGCAGATTCCCCAGGCGCTGCGGATCGCGCTGCCCGCCTTCGGCAACCAGTTCATCGGGCTGCTCAAGGACTCCAGTCTGGCCGGCGTGATCACCGTCACCGAGCTGCTGCTGACCACGCGCGGCCTCGTCTCGATCAACTTCCAGCCGGTCTGGATGTACCTCGCGGTGGGCCTGATCTATTACCTGCTGTCGTACATTGCCGCGCGACTGTTCGCCCTTCTCGAACACCGCCTGAACCGGCCCTACCTGGCTGCCGCCCGCCTGCGCCCCTGAGTGTTGGAGGGCTGAAACTGTTCAAAAGAGGCGCGTCGATGCAGTGTGACGCCGCTATTCCGGGCTGCAGGTGGTTCGGATCTTTGCTGTCGGGTGGAGGGTGCCTCCGCCGCATGGATTGGACGACCCCTGGGACGTGGAGGGAGCCGCCTGACTCGATACTCGTCCACCGCCGAAGGCACGCTGACGGAGGTCAGGGCGACACGCCCCCCGGACAGCCTCCGAATTTCGGTGCCCATCGCCCTCCAGATTCAGTCCCGGCTGATCACGTAGACGTCCACGTTGCGGGTCTCGCGCAGCACCGTCTTGATGATGTCGCCGTACAGAAATTCGGTCAGGCGCGAGCGGCTGGTCTCGCCCATCACGACCTGGGTGGCGTGCGAGTCCTGCACGTAGCGGATCAGGGCGGCCGCCACGCCGCCCAGCGGTTCGAGGACGTGGAACTCGCCGCCCAGGGCCTCAGTGATCGCCCGGAAGGTGCCCAGCAGCCTGGATTGCTCGCTGCTCAACCGGGGCGGGCGCACGGTGACCACATGCAACTCCCCGTGCAGGCGCTCGGCGAGCTGCCCGCCCCGGCGGATCAGGCGTCCGCCCGTCTCCTCGGCCGCGATCGCCACCACCACCCGCTCCTGCACCCCCGGCTCCCCTGCCGGGGCGTCCATCTCGACGACGTTCGCCACCTGCCGCAGGGCGATCTCGCGCAGGGCGGTCAGGTTGGCGGCCGTGAAGAAGTTCGTCAGGGCCTGCTCGACCTTCTCGGGGCCGTAGACGTGCCCGGCCCGTAGCCGGGCCTGCAGATCCGCGGGGGTCAGGTCGATCAGCACGAGTTCGTCGGCCCGGTGAAGGGCGGCGTCGGGAATCCGTTCGCGCACCCGCACGCCGGTCAGGCGGGCCACGGTGTCGTTCAGGGACTCCAGGTGCTGCACGTTCACGGTGGAGAGCACATGGATACCCGCGTCCAGCAGCGCCTCCACGTCCTCCCAGCGCTTCCCGCGCGGGGAGCCGGGGGCGTTGGTGTGGGCCAGCTCATCGACCAGCACCACGAAGGGGCGCCGCTCCAGCAGGCCGCCCACATCCAGCTCGCCCAGGGTCACGCCGCCGTGCTGCACCTGCCGGCGGGGAAACACGGGCAGGCCCTCGGCGGCCCGGAGGGTGCCCTGGCGGCCGTGGGTCTCCAGCACCCCGATCAGGGCGTCCTCGCCGCGCTCCAGGCGCTCGCGCAGCTCGCCGAGGGCCCGGTAGGTCTTCCCCACGCCCGCCGCCATGCCAACGAAGACCTTGTGGTGACCACGGGTGCGCCCCTCCCCCGCCCTGCCGGGCAGGGAGAGGCGCGTGGGCCCACGCGGGTCGGTCACGCCCCTAGTCTCGCGCCCCGCCGGACGCCCCGTCGAGGGCCAGATTGAGCCGGAGGACGTTCACGCCCGGCTCACCCAGCCCCAGTGGCGCGCGCTCGGTGGCAGCGGCCACGAGTTCCCTCACCCGCGTTTCGCTGAGGCCGCGTACCCGCGCCACGCGCGCCACCTGAATCTCGGCCCCCGCCGGGGAGATGTGGGGGTCGAGGCCGCTGCCGGACGCCGTGACGAGATCGGCGGGAATGGCGCTGGGGGCGATTCCCTCGCGGGCGGCGATCTCGCGGGCGCTGGCCTGCACGCGCTCCCGCAGGGCCGGGTTGCTGGCGGCGAGGTTGGAGCCCGAGGCGTTCACCGGGTCGTCACCGGCCCCGGCGGCGCTGGGCCGCCCGCTGAAGTAGCGCTCGCCCGTGAAGGGCTGCCCGACCAGCGCCGAGCCGACCACGCGCCCGCCCGACTCGATCAGCGAACCCTGCGCCTGGCGCGGGAAGAGGGCCCCGGCCGTGAGGGTGGTGATCGCCGGATAGGCCAGCCCGCCCAGCACGAGCCAGGTCAGCGAGAAGCGCAGCCAGGAGGAGAGGCCGGGGGCCGGGGTGGAGGGATCAGGGTGGGTGGACGGGTCAGGCAGGGTGGTCATGGCAGGGTTCCTCTTAAATGCCCAGCGCGCCGAGCGCCAGGTCGATGAGCTTGATGCCGACGAAGGGGACGACCACGCCGCCCAGGCCGTAGATCAGCAGGTTGCGGGCGAGCAGGGCGTCGGCGCTGCCCGGGGTGTAGCGCACGCCCCTGAGGGCCACCGGGATCAGCGCGGGAATCACCAGCGCGTTGAAGATCACGGCCGACAGGATCGCGCTCTCCGGGCTGCGCAGGCCCATCACGTTCAGGGGCGCGAGCGCCGGCAGCTGCGCGGCGAACAGGGCCGGCAGGATGGCGAAGTACTTCGCCACGTCGTTGGCGATGGAAAACGTGGTGAGCGCCCCACGGGTCATCAGCAGGCCCTTGCCGATCTCGACCACCTCGATGAGCTTGGTGGGGTCGGAGTCGAGGTCGATCATGTTGGCCGCTTCCTTGGCCGCCTGGGTGCCGCTCTGCATCGCCAGCCCCACGTCGGCCTGGGCCAGGGCGGGGGCGTCGTTGGTGCCGTCGCCCATCATGGCGACCAGCTTGCCCGCCGCCTGCTCCTCGCGGATCATGCGCAGCTTGTCCTCCGGGGTGGCCTCGGCCAGGAAGCCGTCCACACCGGCTTCACGGGCGATCGCCTCGGCGGTCAGGGGGTTGTCGCCGGTGATCATCACGGTTCTCAGACCCATGCGGCGCAGCTGCTCGAAGCGCTCACGCATCCCCGGCTTCACGATGTCGGACAGGGCGACCACGCCCAGCAGGCGTGCGTTCTCGATGACCACCAGCGGCGTGCCGCCCGCGCGGGCCACCTCGTCGACCAGCGGGCGCAGCTCCGGGGGCACGGCGCCGCCGCGCTCGCCGGCCAGGCGCATCAGGCGGTCGGAGGCGCCCTTGCGGACGCTCCCTCCCGCGAAGTCGACGCCGCTCATGCGGGTCTGGGCGGTGAATTCCACGAACTCGGCGCCGGCCGGCATCTCGGCCGTGACGCCCAGCTGGCGGGCCAGGGTCACGATGCTCTTGCCCTCGGGGGTGGGGTCGGCGAGCGAGGCGAGGGCGGAGACCCGGGCCAGCTCCTGCTCGGAGATCCCGGGCAGCGGCGCGAAGCGGGTCGCCTGCCGGTTGCCGATGGTGATGGTGCCGGTCTTGTCGAGCAGCAGGGTGTCCACGTCGCCCGCCACCTCGACCGCCTTGCCGCTCTTGGCGATCACGTTGGCCTGCAGGGCGCGGTCCATCCCCGCGATGCCGATGGCCGGCAACAGCCCGCCGATGGTCGTGGGAATCAGGCACACCAGCAGCGCCACCAGCGTCACCACGTTCACCTCCGCCCCCGCGAAGCGCGAGAGGGGCAGCAGCGTGGCGACCACGATCAGAAACACCAGGGTCAGGGCCGCGAGCAGGATCGAGAGGGCGATCTCGTTGGGCGTCTTCTGGCGGCTGGCGCCCTCGACCAGCGCGATCATGCGGTCGAGGAAGCTCTCGCCGGGCTGTGAGGTCACGCGCACCACGATGCGGTCCGAGAGCACGCGGGTGCCGCCGGTCACGCCGGAGTGATCCGTGCCGGCCTCGCGGATCACGGGCGCGCTCTCGCCGGTGATCGCGCTCTCGTCCACCGAGGCCAGCCCCTCCACGACCTCGCCGTCGCCGGGGATCATCTCGCCCGCCTCCACCACGATCAGGTCGCCGCGCGTGAGGCGGGTGGAGGGCACGGTCTCCTCACGGCCGCCGACCAGGCGCCGGGCCGGGGTGTCCTCGCGGGCCGATCGGAGGGTGGCCGCCTGCGCCTTGCCGCGCGCCTCGGCCAGCCCCTCGGCGAAGTTGGCGAACAGCACCGTGACGAACAGTAGCGCCGTGATGCCCAGCTCGTACCCCCAGGGTCGGCCGGTGACGAGGTTGGCGGCCGTGAGGTACGCGGTGAGCACGCAGCCGACGAGCACCACGAACATCACGGGGCTTCTCGCCATGGCGCGCGGGTCGAGCTTGACGAAGGCGGCCCGGAGGGCATTGGTGAGCAGGTCGCCGGAGAAGACGGAGTTCTTCCTGGGAGCGGGCTGGGGCGCGGCGGGCTGGGGCAGGGTGGTCACTTCTTCACGTCCTGGGTGGAGGGCTGGGGGGCGGGCTGAGCGGTGGACTGGAGGGTCGCCTGTGTGGTGGTCTGGCCGGTCGACTGAACCGTCGAGGGGGCGGCCCGGCCCAGGGTCAGGCCCTCGGCGACCGGGCCCAGCACCAGCGCGGGGGCGAAGTTCAGGAGCTGCAGCAGCAGCATTACGCTCAGCAGCATCCCGGCGAACACGGGGGTATCGACCCGCAGGGTGCCGCTGGTCTCGGGCGCGGCCTTCTTGGCGGCGAGCAGGCCGGCGATCGCCAGCGGCCCCAGGATCGGCAGGAAGCGCGCCAGGATCAGCACCACCGCGCAGGTCACGTTCCACCAGGGCGTGTTGTCGCCCAGGCCCTCGAAGCCCGAACCGTTGTTGGCGAAGGCCGAGTTGTACTCGTAGAGCACCTGCGAGAGGCCGTGAAACCCGGGGTTGGAGGTGCCGGTCAGCCCCGGCAACGAGAGCGTGGCGGCGGTGAAGCCCAGCACCATCAGCGGCTGGAGCAGGATGATCAGGGAGGCGACCTTGACCTCGCGCGCCTCGATCTTGCGCCCGAAGAGTTCAGGGGTGCGCCCCACCATCAGCCCCGCGATGAACACGGTCAGCAGCACGAAGACCAGCATGTTGATCATCCCGACCCCGATCCCGCCGTACACGTCGTTCAGGAACATGCCGAGCTGCGGCACCAGCCCGCCCAGGGGGGTCAGCGAGTCGTGCATGGCGTTCACCGAGCCGTTGCTCGTCTGGGTGGTCAGGGCGCCCCATAGCGCCGAGGCGTCGGCCCCCAGGCGCACCTCCTTGCCCTCCAGGTTCGGCCCGGCGGCGGCCAGCCCGGCCAGGGCGGCGTTGGGCTGGCGTTCGGCCAGCACCAGACCCAGGGTCAGGGCCGCCGAGAGCACGCTCATGACGCCCATGATCGCCACCCCGAAGCGCGGGCGGCGCAGGAAGAGGCCGGCCGCGACCACCAGCGCGACCGGGAACAGGATGATGCTCACGAGTTCCAGCAGGTTGCTCAGCCCCGTGGGATTCTCCAGCGGCACCGCCGAGTTGGGGCCGTACCAGCCGCCGCCGTTGGTGCCGAGCTGCTTGATGGCGACCATGGCGGCGACCGGGCCGACCGGGATGGTCTGGGTGGTCAAGGGGGTGCCCTCGACCGTCTGCGGCTGCAGCAGCGTGGCCGTCTTCGCGCCGCCGAAGGTGCTGGGCACGCCCTGCCAGGTCAGCAGCAGCGCCAGCACGAACGAGGTGGGCACGAGCAGCCCCACGGCGCGGGTCACGTCCAGGTAGTAGTTCCCGACGTTCGTCTCACCCCGCAGCCCGCGCAGGACGGCGAACAGCGCCGCCATGCCCACGGCGGGCGTGAAGAGCTGCAGGGCAGTGATCCCGACCATCTGCGAGAGGTACGAGAGCCCGCTCTGGCCGCTGTAGTGCTGCTGGTTGGTGTTCGTGATGAACGAGGCGGCGGTGTGCAGCGCGGTGTCCCAGCGCATGTTCCCGATGCCGTCCGGGTTGCCGGGCAGGGCGCCCTGGAAGACGTAGATCAGGTAGGCGGCCAGGCCCACCAGCAGGTTCGTACCCAGCAGCGCCACGCCGTACTGGCGCCAGGTCATACCCTGCCGGGCGTCCACGCCGCTCAGCCGCAGCAACCCAGCCGTCAGGCGCGAGGCCGGGCCGGAGAAGACCCGCGCGATCAGGGTTCCCAGCGGCACGGCCAGGGCGAAGGCGAGCAGGTAGGTCAGGAAGATGTCCATGGGGTCAGAGCCTCTCGGGAACGTTCAGGCAGGCGGCAACCGCGCCGAACAGCGCGGCCAGGATCAGCAGGCCGGTCAGGATACCCACGATCAGAACTTCTCCGCCCGCACGAGCGCGTAGAGCAGGTAGGCGGTCAGGGCCAGCACGAGCAGCAGCAGGATCACATTCATAGCCGGCATCCTGGGCCGGGTGCGGCGCGGCCGCTATCCTGCTTCCGGCCAGAGGGATGGCCGAATGGCCAATGCCGGAAGCGGGGCCAGTCGCTAAGCTGGCCACCAGCGAGATCGGTCGGATCTCCCACCGCCCACCCTCCCCCCGCCGGAGACCCATGCGTTCTGTCCGAGCCTCCCTGCCGTCCACCCCCCCCGAGCCCGAGGCCCGCGCCCTGCCCCTGAGCGGGCCCGGCCTGCTGGGGCTGAGCCTGACCCTGATCGTTCTGATCACCCTGGCGGACGTGCTCACCCCCGCCTCGCTGGTGGTGGGCACCCTGCTCAGCGCGCCCATTGCCCTGGCGGCCCTGGGGGTGTCCAAGGTCTGGACCCTGCGCCTGACCGCCCTGGTGGTGGCAGGCAACGTGCTGGCCGCCGTGCTGAACGGCCTGCGTGACGGCGCGAGTCCCACCGATCTGGGCAACCGGCTCGTGAGCGTGCTCGCCGCGCTGCTGGTGGGGGGGCTGTCGCTGCGAGCCCGCGAGGCCACGGCGCGGGCCGCCCGGCTGGCCGAGGAGGAGCGGAGACTGGCGCGGGAGCGGGCGCTGCGGGGGCTGGTCGAGGCGGTCAGCGGGCCGTTCGGCCAGGCCGAGTTCGTGAGCCGCGCGGCCCAGGCGCTGCGAACCCTCTCGGGCGCGCAGAGCGTCGAGATCGGCAGCGTGGAGCGGGCCGTGCTGCGTGCCCCGCACGCGGTCAGCCCCGCGGGCGCCCCGGCGCACCTCGACACCCGGCTCCCGCTGGAGGTGCTGGCCCGCCCCGCCGGCACGGGCCGCGTCTGGGCCGCCCAGGGCGGCGACCTGCTGCTCGCCCGCCTGTCCCGGCCCCTGGGCGACGACCTGCTGCTGCTGCTGACCCGCCCCACGGCGGCGCCCGACGTGCTGGAGGAGGCCGTCCTGACCCTGCAACCGCTGCTCGACCGCACGGCGCTGCTCGACGACCTGCAGCTCCGGCAGGCGCAGCTCCAGGAGCGCGGGGAGCTGCTGCAGGATCTCGTGTACGCCT
Above is a genomic segment from Deinococcus koreensis containing:
- a CDS encoding M20/M25/M40 family metallo-hydrolase, whose translation is MGAAGKTQDVTIELPPGATVGAGGVLNLEHQDGEGGHGPALDLTQRDWPGLDWEEVAGRVEFWLRALVGFSSVTNSAGETALAPWLAEQLTAGLGPRVEVELIRTENDAYERYALSALVRGQGPQTVVLTGHYDTVGVDAYGPHAALAFDPDALRSALITALAANPAPSAADALALEDLRSGDFLPGRGALDMKGGLAVGLALLEAYSALPSPPGSLLFLAVPDEEEGSSGMRTVAAGLGRRARGWGLELCGAVNLDAEVDPGDGSAGRTVFLGSVGKLLPSVLVVGRPTHAGDPFSGLSAAALAAEVIRDVDCHPGLADPGLEGEAGTAPVLLQVYDLKPHYDITTPEMVWCAFNLLTRTLSPHQVLERFRVQTQESLERALERAAGRAALAGAALGLAQAPTVLSYAELLGRVEGRSGTAGLEELGALARSLADDPSLDTPRICQQLVQAAVRLADLTPPAAVVTFGSLYYPPAQLPGTPGGQRLHRAALAAAQATAGRSGQSVGVRRFFTGVSDVSFLGATLGEQDFAAVRANTPAWDVRFGRRADPGDGLCLPTVNAGPWGRDYHQRTERIHLPYATRVLPGLVWQLSGELLGRST
- a CDS encoding transporter substrate-binding domain-containing protein, with amino-acid sequence MSRLSKPLLTTLLLTLGVTSVAHAELGDIRSRGELRVAMSGEYPPFSQPAPDGTLTGFDADVAREIAKRLGVKPVLIKAEFSSIIAGLQSRQFDLAVASQSKTPERERAIDFLSRPYYYDGFQLFVPKASGAKALKDLDGKPVAVALGTVFEKFLRDQKYPSVATYSGEQEIFLALGAGRAAGMITTRTVGSVAAKNGQAIKAAGPVLQQDNPYITLGKNQPQFKAAVEKALASMRADGTLRRLSVKYLGSDVTVPASAR
- a CDS encoding amino acid ABC transporter permease — encoded protein: MSFAEIFTPDVWRALLRGAQLTVSLSLLAAVFGLLLGVVAGLARMSRFAAVRLLAGAYIETFRGTPLLVQLFFLYFAVPQFLPIRLEAYWTAVVGLSLFAGAYAAEIVRGSLNSVPRGQTEAARALGLSPLLTLTRVQIPQALRIALPAFGNQFIGLLKDSSLAGVITVTELLLTTRGLVSINFQPVWMYLAVGLIYYLLSYIAARLFALLEHRLNRPYLAAARLRP
- a CDS encoding universal stress protein — its product is MTDPRGPTRLSLPGRAGEGRTRGHHKVFVGMAAGVGKTYRALGELRERLERGEDALIGVLETHGRQGTLRAAEGLPVFPRRQVQHGGVTLGELDVGGLLERRPFVVLVDELAHTNAPGSPRGKRWEDVEALLDAGIHVLSTVNVQHLESLNDTVARLTGVRVRERIPDAALHRADELVLIDLTPADLQARLRAGHVYGPEKVEQALTNFFTAANLTALREIALRQVANVVEMDAPAGEPGVQERVVVAIAAEETGGRLIRRGGQLAERLHGELHVVTVRPPRLSSEQSRLLGTFRAITEALGGEFHVLEPLGGVAAALIRYVQDSHATQVVMGETSRSRLTEFLYGDIIKTVLRETRNVDVYVISRD
- the kdpC gene encoding potassium-transporting ATPase subunit KdpC — encoded protein: MTTLPDPSTHPDPSTPAPGLSSWLRFSLTWLVLGGLAYPAITTLTAGALFPRQAQGSLIESGGRVVGSALVGQPFTGERYFSGRPSAAGAGDDPVNASGSNLAASNPALRERVQASAREIAAREGIAPSAIPADLVTASGSGLDPHISPAGAEIQVARVARVRGLSETRVRELVAAATERAPLGLGEPGVNVLRLNLALDGASGGARD
- the kdpB gene encoding potassium-transporting ATPase subunit KdpB, which codes for MTTLPQPAAPQPAPRKNSVFSGDLLTNALRAAFVKLDPRAMARSPVMFVVLVGCVLTAYLTAANLVTGRPWGYELGITALLFVTVLFANFAEGLAEARGKAQAATLRSAREDTPARRLVGGREETVPSTRLTRGDLIVVEAGEMIPGDGEVVEGLASVDESAITGESAPVIREAGTDHSGVTGGTRVLSDRIVVRVTSQPGESFLDRMIALVEGASRQKTPNEIALSILLAALTLVFLIVVATLLPLSRFAGAEVNVVTLVALLVCLIPTTIGGLLPAIGIAGMDRALQANVIAKSGKAVEVAGDVDTLLLDKTGTITIGNRQATRFAPLPGISEQELARVSALASLADPTPEGKSIVTLARQLGVTAEMPAGAEFVEFTAQTRMSGVDFAGGSVRKGASDRLMRLAGERGGAVPPELRPLVDEVARAGGTPLVVIENARLLGVVALSDIVKPGMRERFEQLRRMGLRTVMITGDNPLTAEAIAREAGVDGFLAEATPEDKLRMIREEQAAGKLVAMMGDGTNDAPALAQADVGLAMQSGTQAAKEAANMIDLDSDPTKLIEVVEIGKGLLMTRGALTTFSIANDVAKYFAILPALFAAQLPALAPLNVMGLRSPESAILSAVIFNALVIPALIPVALRGVRYTPGSADALLARNLLIYGLGGVVVPFVGIKLIDLALGALGI
- the kdpA gene encoding potassium-transporting ATPase subunit KdpA: MDIFLTYLLAFALAVPLGTLIARVFSGPASRLTAGLLRLSGVDARQGMTWRQYGVALLGTNLLVGLAAYLIYVFQGALPGNPDGIGNMRWDTALHTAASFITNTNQQHYSGQSGLSYLSQMVGITALQLFTPAVGMAALFAVLRGLRGETNVGNYYLDVTRAVGLLVPTSFVLALLLTWQGVPSTFGGAKTATLLQPQTVEGTPLTTQTIPVGPVAAMVAIKQLGTNGGGWYGPNSAVPLENPTGLSNLLELVSIILFPVALVVAAGLFLRRPRFGVAIMGVMSVLSAALTLGLVLAERQPNAALAGLAAAGPNLEGKEVRLGADASALWGALTTQTSNGSVNAMHDSLTPLGGLVPQLGMFLNDVYGGIGVGMINMLVFVLLTVFIAGLMVGRTPELFGRKIEAREVKVASLIILLQPLMVLGFTAATLSLPGLTGTSNPGFHGLSQVLYEYNSAFANNGSGFEGLGDNTPWWNVTCAVVLILARFLPILGPLAIAGLLAAKKAAPETSGTLRVDTPVFAGMLLSVMLLLQLLNFAPALVLGPVAEGLTLGRAAPSTVQSTGQTTTQATLQSTAQPAPQPSTQDVKK
- the kdpF gene encoding K(+)-transporting ATPase subunit F: MPAMNVILLLLVLALTAYLLYALVRAEKF
- a CDS encoding sensor histidine kinase, which codes for MRSVRASLPSTPPEPEARALPLSGPGLLGLSLTLIVLITLADVLTPASLVVGTLLSAPIALAALGVSKVWTLRLTALVVAGNVLAAVLNGLRDGASPTDLGNRLVSVLAALLVGGLSLRAREATARAARLAEEERRLARERALRGLVEAVSGPFGQAEFVSRAAQALRTLSGAQSVEIGSVERAVLRAPHAVSPAGAPAHLDTRLPLEVLARPAGTGRVWAAQGGDLLLARLSRPLGDDLLLLLTRPTAAPDVLEEAVLTLQPLLDRTALLDDLQLRQAQLQERGELLQDLVYAFSHDLRTPLMANAMNMRAALRGAYGELPADYRATLRHGLDANATLLALADQLLLVARYESGEREGELESVHLRDVTVGVLTQLQARAGERDVSFETELEGVRVPGLKHDLRRAVQNLLENAVRFSPPGGRIRVTLDAEGDEAVLRVLDEGPGVAPGREATLFQRFRAGGAGGGTGLGLYLTRRIAEAHRGRVTYTRTARAQSVFSLSLPLETP